One genomic region from Bacillus sp. SLBN-46 encodes:
- a CDS encoding DUF881 domain-containing protein yields the protein MKKIKVRGKHVILSLVCLVLGFMIAFSYHLTQLENQKEKPSLSGKQYEKTLGLRNQLIAQEETNRKLQKELNQKQDKVLKNEKDLAKEAQVFLNLAEDAEKYRMYLGKVKVKGKGVKITLTDGAYDPKEDNVNNYLVHEHHVFKVINELYISGAAAVAINGQRLTSHSYIVCNGPVITVDGVPHPAPFVITAIGDPEVLTSSINLTGGVKDQLVNDNLVFSLEKEDEIVLNPILGS from the coding sequence TTGAAGAAAATTAAGGTAAGGGGTAAACACGTAATCTTGTCCCTTGTCTGCTTAGTTTTGGGGTTTATGATTGCCTTTTCTTATCATTTGACCCAACTGGAGAATCAAAAAGAAAAGCCTAGTTTGTCAGGCAAACAATATGAAAAAACTCTTGGATTAAGAAATCAATTGATTGCCCAGGAGGAGACAAATCGCAAGCTTCAAAAGGAACTAAACCAAAAACAGGACAAGGTATTAAAAAACGAGAAGGATCTTGCTAAAGAAGCACAAGTATTTTTAAACCTAGCAGAAGATGCAGAAAAATACAGGATGTACCTCGGGAAAGTCAAGGTAAAAGGAAAAGGCGTTAAAATTACTTTGACGGATGGCGCCTATGATCCGAAGGAAGATAATGTGAACAATTATCTTGTTCATGAACACCATGTTTTTAAGGTTATTAATGAATTATATATTTCCGGGGCAGCGGCGGTTGCTATTAATGGACAGAGGTTAACAAGTCATTCGTATATTGTTTGCAATGGACCGGTCATTACTGTTGATGGAGTCCCACACCCCGCGCCATTTGTCATTACAGCAATTGGTGACCCAGAAGTTTTAACTTCATCAATAAACCTGACGGGCGGAGTAAAAGACCAACTAGTAAACGATAATTTGGTTTTTTCCTTGGAAAAAGAAGATGAAATCGTGTTGAACCCAATATTAGGAAGTTAA
- a CDS encoding FtsQ-type POTRA domain-containing protein: MEKGKIVALEDRIPKLKEQRRRKANKRLVLLLFLFFTMIVIIAYTQSPLSHVKTIRIEGNEVYSDSEIISKSGITKTTNIWKVKKSEVSSRLQGLSEIKGTDIKIQWPNTVQIQVREHKRIAYLKQESNYYPVMENGKILKDRNEEKIPVNSPILFEFKEGAALNEMVKELENLPSEILNSISEIHYSPKKTDQYHISLFMNDGFEVSATLRSFSEKMIHYPSIISQLDPNKKGIIDLEVGSYFKAFEPEVEEKEVEEN; the protein is encoded by the coding sequence ATGGAAAAAGGTAAAATTGTTGCTCTAGAGGATCGTATTCCTAAGTTAAAGGAGCAAAGACGGCGAAAAGCAAACAAAAGGCTGGTACTCCTACTATTTTTGTTTTTTACAATGATAGTAATTATCGCTTATACACAATCCCCATTAAGCCATGTAAAGACAATTAGGATAGAAGGCAATGAAGTTTATTCTGACTCTGAAATTATTAGTAAAAGTGGTATTACTAAGACTACGAATATATGGAAAGTCAAGAAGAGTGAGGTTTCTTCGAGATTACAGGGCTTATCCGAAATAAAGGGGACAGATATTAAGATTCAATGGCCAAACACAGTTCAAATTCAAGTTAGAGAACATAAAAGAATAGCGTATCTTAAACAGGAATCAAACTATTATCCAGTTATGGAAAATGGTAAGATTTTGAAAGATAGAAATGAGGAAAAAATCCCAGTTAATTCTCCAATTCTTTTCGAATTCAAAGAAGGGGCAGCCCTAAACGAAATGGTAAAAGAGTTAGAAAATCTCCCTAGTGAAATTTTAAACTCCATTTCTGAAATTCATTATTCTCCGAAAAAAACAGACCAGTATCACATTTCCTTGTTTATGAATGACGGCTTTGAGGTAAGTGCAACTCTCAGAAGTTTTTCGGAAAAAATGATACATTATCCCTCAATCATTAGCCAATTAGATCCTAATAAAAAAGGGATAATTGATTTAGAAGTAGGCTCTTATTTTAAGGCTTTTGAACCAGAAGTGGAGGAAAAAGAAGTTGAAGAAAATTAA
- the murB gene encoding UDP-N-acetylmuramate dehydrogenase, protein MEEIIKELQTLNIGKVKENELLANHTTMKIGGPADLFIEPSSVENLKKVMSVINKHGLNWRAIGRGSNLLVSDKGIEGVVIKLSSGLDHLEIDGTTITVGGGHSLVSLATLISKKGLAGLEFASGIPGSVGGAVYMNAGAHGSDISKILTKAHVLFENGSMEWLSNEEMKFSYRTSVLQNKRPGIVVEAVFDLAAGDRAAIVAQMQKNKDYRKETQPWNFPCAGSIFRNPLPNYAGKLIETAGLKGFSMGGAKISEMHGNFIVNAGNATAADVLALIQHIKDTIFNLYGVKIETEVEIVGRK, encoded by the coding sequence ATGGAAGAAATAATAAAAGAATTACAGACGCTAAATATTGGGAAGGTGAAGGAAAATGAACTCCTAGCCAATCATACCACAATGAAAATTGGAGGTCCTGCAGACCTTTTTATTGAACCTTCGTCAGTTGAAAATTTAAAAAAAGTAATGTCTGTTATTAATAAGCATGGATTAAATTGGCGAGCGATTGGTCGTGGATCTAATCTTCTTGTATCTGATAAAGGGATTGAAGGAGTCGTAATCAAACTAAGCTCTGGACTAGACCACTTAGAGATTGACGGGACAACAATTACTGTCGGTGGTGGTCATTCGCTTGTAAGTTTAGCAACACTTATCAGTAAAAAAGGTTTAGCAGGACTCGAGTTTGCTAGTGGTATACCCGGATCAGTTGGTGGAGCAGTTTATATGAACGCTGGTGCACATGGATCAGACATTAGTAAGATCCTAACTAAGGCTCATGTTTTATTTGAAAATGGGTCTATGGAATGGCTGTCAAATGAGGAAATGAAGTTTTCCTACAGGACCTCTGTATTACAGAACAAACGGCCAGGTATTGTGGTTGAGGCTGTTTTTGATCTTGCAGCAGGCGATAGGGCGGCCATTGTGGCACAAATGCAAAAAAACAAGGATTATCGAAAAGAAACACAACCATGGAATTTCCCTTGTGCGGGTAGTATTTTCCGTAATCCACTTCCTAACTATGCAGGGAAACTTATTGAAACGGCTGGTCTAAAGGGATTTAGCATGGGTGGAGCAAAAATTTCTGAAATGCACGGTAACTTTATAGTAAATGCAGGGAACGCTACTGCCGCAGACGTCTTAGCTTTAATTCAGCATATTAAGGATACGATTTTTAACCTCTATGGAGTAAAAATAGAAACAGAGGTTGAAATAGTCGGACGTAAATAA
- the murG gene encoding undecaprenyldiphospho-muramoylpentapeptide beta-N-acetylglucosaminyltransferase has translation MRIAVSGGGTGGHIYPALALIREIQKENKNAEFLYIGTTNGLESKIVPRENIAFQSIHITGFKRKLSFENVKTVYRFLKGVQDSKKILRAFKPDIVIGTGGYVCGPVVYAAAKLHIPTIIHEQNSVPGLTNKFLSRYVNKIAICFEEAKDYFPQKKIAFTGNPRASEVVGQDGIRGRLSVGLSTTKPAVLIFGGSRGARPINEAVVKALPEFAEKMYQVLYVTGDAHFEDVKKEVELVGNPKNVVIKPFIHNMPEVLAGIDLVVSRAGATTIAELTSLGIPSILIPSPYVTNNHQEKNARSLSDHGAAELLLEKDLTSKSLVTHIDRILLDNENLTEMKAKAKKMGVPDSASKLYSLMKELVETNQK, from the coding sequence ATGAGAATAGCAGTAAGCGGTGGAGGAACTGGCGGTCATATATATCCGGCTCTCGCACTAATTAGAGAAATTCAAAAAGAAAACAAAAACGCTGAATTTCTATACATAGGTACAACTAATGGTTTAGAAAGTAAAATTGTTCCAAGAGAAAATATAGCATTCCAATCGATTCATATAACTGGTTTTAAACGTAAACTGTCTTTCGAAAATGTAAAAACAGTTTATAGATTCTTAAAAGGTGTGCAAGATAGTAAAAAAATATTAAGAGCATTTAAGCCTGACATTGTAATCGGTACAGGAGGTTACGTGTGCGGCCCAGTCGTTTATGCTGCGGCTAAACTTCATATACCCACGATTATTCATGAACAAAATAGCGTGCCTGGTCTGACAAATAAATTTTTAAGCAGATATGTAAACAAAATAGCAATCTGTTTTGAAGAGGCAAAGGATTATTTCCCTCAGAAAAAGATTGCTTTTACTGGAAACCCTCGAGCGTCAGAGGTCGTGGGTCAGGATGGAATACGAGGCCGACTCTCTGTTGGTCTTAGCACGACAAAGCCTGCTGTATTAATTTTTGGTGGAAGCCGAGGTGCCCGTCCAATAAATGAAGCAGTAGTTAAAGCCTTGCCTGAGTTTGCAGAAAAAATGTATCAAGTTCTTTATGTAACGGGAGATGCCCATTTTGAGGATGTAAAAAAGGAAGTAGAGTTAGTTGGAAATCCCAAGAATGTGGTGATCAAACCTTTTATTCATAACATGCCGGAAGTCCTTGCAGGTATAGATTTAGTTGTCTCGAGAGCGGGAGCAACAACAATAGCGGAATTAACCTCCCTTGGAATTCCAAGTATTCTAATTCCAAGTCCATATGTCACAAACAATCATCAAGAAAAGAATGCTAGATCCTTAAGTGATCATGGGGCGGCAGAATTATTGTTAGAAAAAGATTTGACAAGTAAAAGCCTCGTAACACACATTGACCGTATACTATTAGATAATGAAAATTTAACTGAAATGAAAGCAAAAGCTAAAAAAATGGGGGTACCGGATTCAGCAAGCAAGCTATACTCATTAATGAAAGAACTTGTGGAAACGAATCAAAAGTAG
- the spoVE gene encoding stage V sporulation protein E: protein MPTKRTTPDFILMIVTFTLLAIGLIMVYSASAIWAEYKFDDSFFFAKRQTLFAGVGIVAMFFIMNINYWTWRTWSKTILIVCFVLLVLVLIPGIGNVRNGSRSWIGVGAFSIQPSEFMKLAMIAFLAKYLSERQKLITSFKKGLVPSLGLAFVAFAMIMLQPDLGTGTVMMGTCIVMIFIAGARISHFAFLGLLGVAGFVGLIASAPYRIKRITSFLDPWSDPLGSGFQIIQSLYAIGPGGLFGLGLGESRQKFFYLPEPQTDFIFAILSEELGFIGGSFILLLFSLLLWRGIRIALGAPDLYGSFLAVGIIAMVAIQVMINIGVVTGLMPVTGITLPFLSYGGSSLTLMLMAIGVLLNISRYSRY, encoded by the coding sequence ATTTTATTTTAATGATTGTAACTTTCACTCTGCTGGCAATAGGGCTAATCATGGTTTACAGCGCAAGTGCGATATGGGCTGAATATAAATTTGACGATTCCTTTTTCTTTGCCAAAAGGCAGACGCTATTTGCCGGAGTCGGAATTGTTGCCATGTTTTTTATCATGAACATTAATTACTGGACGTGGAGAACATGGTCTAAAACCATTTTAATCGTTTGTTTTGTATTATTAGTGTTGGTATTAATTCCTGGAATAGGGAATGTACGTAATGGATCTAGGAGCTGGATTGGAGTAGGGGCTTTCTCCATTCAGCCGTCTGAATTTATGAAACTAGCGATGATTGCTTTTTTAGCAAAATATTTGTCTGAGCGACAAAAGCTGATTACCTCCTTTAAGAAGGGGCTTGTCCCTTCTTTAGGTCTTGCATTTGTAGCCTTTGCGATGATTATGCTTCAACCCGATTTAGGAACGGGAACTGTCATGATGGGGACTTGTATCGTAATGATTTTTATTGCAGGGGCCCGCATTAGTCATTTTGCTTTCTTGGGGTTATTAGGTGTTGCTGGATTTGTTGGATTAATTGCTTCAGCACCATACAGAATAAAGAGGATTACCTCTTTCTTGGATCCTTGGTCCGATCCTTTAGGAAGTGGATTTCAAATTATTCAATCACTATACGCAATTGGTCCAGGGGGGCTTTTTGGCCTTGGACTTGGAGAAAGCCGGCAAAAGTTTTTTTACTTACCCGAGCCGCAAACCGATTTTATTTTTGCTATTCTTTCAGAGGAATTAGGTTTTATAGGTGGTTCGTTTATTTTATTACTTTTTTCCCTCTTGCTTTGGCGGGGCATTCGAATTGCGCTTGGTGCTCCAGACTTGTATGGAAGCTTCCTAGCTGTTGGAATCATCGCGATGGTCGCCATTCAAGTAATGATTAATATTGGTGTTGTAACGGGACTAATGCCAGTCACAGGGATTACATTACCATTTTTAAGCTATGGAGGCTCCTCGTTAACATTAATGTTAATGGCAATCGGTGTTCTCCTTAATATTAGCCGTTATTCAAGATATTGA